Proteins encoded in a region of the Micropterus dolomieu isolate WLL.071019.BEF.003 ecotype Adirondacks linkage group LG09, ASM2129224v1, whole genome shotgun sequence genome:
- the LOC123976940 gene encoding protein lin-28 homolog A-like: MAEGGCPQSEDEAEGLSRGRGVCKWFNMRMGFGFLSMSSRDGAPLEQPLDVFVHQSKLHMEGFRSLREGEAVEFNFKKSSKGLESVWVTGPNGAPCLGSERRPKSVQKRRSKGDRCYNCGGPGHHAKECQLPPQPKRCHFCQSVSHMVANCPVKAQQQQQQQQQQQQQQHLSPSSQRTSTSLRDEEEEKSQTTLSESSE; encoded by the exons ATGGCAGAAG GAGGCTGTCCGCAGAGCGAGGACGAGGCAGAGGGTCTGTCCCGGGGCAGAGGAGTCTGCAAGTGGTTCAACATGCGGATGGGCTTCGGCTTCCTGTCCATGAGCAGCAGAGACGGAGCTCCGCTGGAGCAGCCGCTCGACGTGTTCGTCCACCAG AGTAAACTGCATATGGAGGGCTTCCGCAGCCTCAGAGAAGGTGAAGCCGTGGAGTTCAATTTTAAGAAGTCATCTAAAGGGCTGGAGTCTGTCTGGGTTACCGGGCCCAACGGAGCACCATGTTTGGGCAGTGAGAGAAGACCAAAGAGTGTCCAGAAACGACGCTCCAAAGGTGACAG GTGCTACAACTGTGGAGGACCTGGCCATCATGCCAAGGAGTGTCAGCTGCCTCCTCAGCCCAAAAGGTGTCACTTTTGTCAGAGCGTTTCCCACATGGTGGCCAACTGTCCGGTCAAagcgcagcagcagcagcagcagcagcagcagcagcagcagcagcagcatttgtCTCCAAGCTCTCAGAGAACATCTACCTCATTGAGGgacgaggaagaggaaaaaagcCAGACCACGCTCTCTGAAAGCTCAGAGTAA
- the maneal gene encoding glycoprotein endo-alpha-1,2-mannosidase-like protein: protein MTRLRRKALVALFLFTLFIFGAMMGLRTLKPSDGFSDLAPGMDFTGERSERRRLDVKDVVASPGQFHMGSSDTKVVFTKSDRDYSIFYDVHIFYYLWYGSPSMDNKYIHWDHVLVPHWDPKIAASHAQGRHTPPEDIASSFYPELGPYSSRDPAVLDSHMAQIEAAAAGVLVLSWYPPGVADDHGEPTEDLVPAVMDAAHRHSIKVAFHIQPYKGRTDQSMHENIKYIIDKYGKHSAFYRFRSSTGRVLPLFYVYDSYLTPPESWAELLTTKGSHSIRGTPYDGVFVALIVEERHKHDIQASGFDGIYTYFASNGFSFGSSHQNWKPIKAFCDANNLLFIPSVGPGYVDTAVRPWNNHNTRNRVNGRYYETSLQAALSVRPEIVTITSFNQWHEGTQIEKAVPKKTVTRLYLDYLPNKPDHYLELTRQWAENFNKEKDKWLM from the exons ATGACTCGGCTCCGCAGGAAAGCTCTCGTGGCACTCTTCCTCTTCACGCTCTTCATTTTCGGGGCCATGATGGGACTCAGGACGCTGAAACCCAGTGACGGCTTCTCGGACCTGGCCCCAGGCATGGACTTCACAGGAGAGAGGTCCGAAAGGAGGCGGCTGGATGTGAAAGACGTGGTGGCGTCTCCGGGCCAGTTCCACATGGGAAGCAGCGACACTAAGGTGGTTTTCACCAAATCGGACCGAGATTACAGTATATTCTATGATGTTCACATCTTCTACTACCTGTGGTACGGCTCTCCCAGCATGGACAACAAGTACATTCACTGGGATCATGTGCTGGTGCCACACTGGGACCCAAAGATTGCAGCCAGTCATGCCCAAGGAAGGCACACCCCCCCAGAAGATATTGCCTCAAGTTTTTACCCCGAACTGGGACCCTACAGCTCCAGGGACCCAGCGGTGCTGGACTCACACATGGCCCAGATAGAGGCTGCTGCAGCGG GAGTGCTGGTGTTGTCCTGGTATCCTCCCGGGGTGGCAGACGACCACGGGGAGCCCACCGAGGACCTGGTTCCTGCTGTCATGGACGCAGCCCACAGGCACAGCATCAAG GTGGCCTTTCACATACAGCCATACAAAGGACGGACGGACCAGAGCATGCATGAGAACATCAAATACATTATTGACAA GTATGGAAAACACAGCGCCTTCTACAGATTCAGGTCCAGCACAGGACGAGTCCTGCCTCTGTTTTATGTCTATGACTCCTACCTGACACCACCAGAATCCTGGGCGGAGCTTCTGACAACTAAAGGCTCCCACAGCATCAGAGGCACGCCTTATGACGGCGTTTTTGTCGCCCTCATTGTTGAGGAGCGCCACAAACATGACATCCAAGCTAGCGGCTTTGATGGCATATACACCTATTTTGCCTCCAACGGCTTCTCCTTTGGCTCATCCCACCAGAACTGGAAACCCATCAAGGCCTTCTGCGATGCAAACAATCTGCTGTTTATTCCCAGTGTTGGTCCAGGCTACGTGGACACAGCTGTTCGGCCCTGGAACAACCATAACACCAGGAACCGGGTTAACGGACGTTACTACGAGACATCCTTGCAGGCAGCTTTGTCTGTCAGACCAGAAATCGTCACCATTACTTCTTTTAATCAGTGGCATGAAGGTACGCAGATAGAGAAGGCTGTACCCAAGAAAACAGTGACCCGTTTGTACCTAGACTACCTACCAAACAAACCGGACCACTACTTAGAGCTTACGCGCCAGTGGGCAGAGAACTTCAACAAGGAGAAGGACAAGTGGCTAATGTGA